The Antarcticibacterium flavum genome contains the following window.
AATGGAAACCAGATCCCGGTGCGGTGGGTGCAGTTCAAGGTGCCAATTTTTGAGCCAACCGATGCCAAGGGAGGTATAGCCGATTTTAGGTCAATAAGGTTTATGAGGTTATTCCTGAAGGATTTTGAGGAACGTACCATTTTACGTTTTGGAACAATGGATTTGGTACGGGGGGATTACCGCCGGTACAACAGGAGCCTTGATCCTGAAGCTCCACGCCAGCCAATAAACAATGAGAATACTCTTTTTGAAGTAACATCTGTAAATATCGAGGAGAACGAGAACCGGCAGCCGGTTCCTTACGTATTGCCTCCCGGGGTTATAAGGGAAGAGCTTTTTAATAATAACACCAATATACGGCAGAACGAGCAGTCCCTTTCTCTAAGGACCTGCGGCCTGGCTCCCCAGGATTCCCGTGCCGTATATAAGAATTTCCAGGTCGATATGCGACAGTATAAAAACCTGGAGATGTTCGTGCATGCAGAATCCCTTGTAAATGAGATCGCCCTTAAGGATGGGCAAATGGTTGCCTTTGTAAGAATGGGAACAGATTTTACAGATAACTATTACCAAATCGAGATCCCTCTTACCGCTACAATGTTTGGTGCTACCTCCCCAGAGGAAATATGGCCAGCTTCCAACAGGTTGTTGTTGCCGCTGGAGTTACTGCAGCAGGTGAAAACAGCCGTGCTTGGTGATCCTTCCCTTAGGCCTACAGAGGTTAATTATTTTACAGAGAATATGGAACCGGCAAACCCGGAGGATCCCTACCAGGTGGGGGAACTGCGTATTGGGATCAAAGGAAACCCCAGTTTTGGTAACATTCGCCTGCTTATGCTGGGATTAAAAAATGGTTCTCCAAAAAACAGCGGTGCAGGAATATGTGGGGAGGTTTGGTTCAATGAACTTCGCCTTAGCGAACTTGATAATGAAGGTGGTTGGGCAGCTATAGTTAATATGGATGCTAACTTTGCCGATTTCGCCGATGTTGCTGCTACGGGAAGAAAAAGTACCATTGGTTTTGGTACCCTTGAACAGGGCCCCAACCAGCGCAGCCGTGAAAATATGCAGCAATATGATATGGTAACCAATATCAATGTGGGGCAGCTTTTACCACAGCGATGGGGGATAAGGGTGCCATTCAATTACAGCAGGGGGGAGGAATTGATCACTCCAAGGTTTGACCAGGAATTCCTGGACCTGGAGCTGGAGAACCGCCTTGCAGCAATTACAGATCCCGGGGAACGGGACAGGGTTAGGGAACAATCTGAAATATACACCAAGCGGCAGAGTGTTAATGTTATTGGTTTGCGAAAGGAAAGGGTAGATGACAGTAAGCCAAAAGTGTATGACATAGAGAATTTTGCTGTTACAACATCCTATAACCAGGTAGACCACCGGGATTTTGAGATCGAGGAAGCACTTAGTCAAAATGTAAGGGTTGGTGCAACATACGATTACAGTTTTCAACCTTTTTCCATTGAACCATTTAAGAATATTGCTGTTTTGGATAGCAGTGAGTATTACTTGCCTCTGCGCGATTTCAATGTGAACCCCCTTCCTACGAATATTACCCTGAATTCAAATATCTTTAGACAGTATAATGAGCAAAAGTTCAGGGAGGTTACACTTAGCGAAAATGATATTGGAATTCCTACCCTTTACCAGCGTAATTTTATGTTTGACTGGAATTACAGAGTTAATTATAATCTTACCAAATCCCTGCAGTTTAGCTTTAATGCCACCAATAACAGGATCATTAGGAATTATATAAGCGAGGGGAATATTGCAGATAATAGTGTGAGTATTTGGGATGACTTTTTTGAGATAGGAGACCCTAACCAGCATTTCCAGACCCTGCAACTCAATTATGAACTGCCTTTTGATAAGCTGCCAATTCTCAGGTTTATTAAGGCCACCTATTCCTATACAGGGGATTTCCAGTGGCAAAGAGGCTCAGAGGTTTTCAGGACCCTGGAGGGGGTGCCAGATCTTGGGAATACTGTTCAAAACTCCAGTGTACATCAAATCAATGCCAACCTGGATATGAATAGCCTCTATCAATACCTTAAGCTTACTCCGCGCAGGGCAACCCCTGCCACGGTACAGCAAAGGAGTGCTGCTGTTCCTACCCTGGATGGAAACCAGGCTCGCAAGCCGGCCAATGACCAAAGGTTAAGTTCGGGAGATAAAACATACAATACCTTAATAGGATTTGCGACGGCCATTAAGAGGCTACAGGTAACCTACAGGGAGAACCAGGGGATCTTCCTCCCTGGATATACCCGGGATATTGGGTTTATGGGGACCCTTAAACCCACAACAGGTTTCACCTTTGGCCGTCAGGATGATGTGCGGCAGCTTGCAGCACGGCGTGGATGGCTTACCCTTTTCCAGGAATTCAACCAGCAGTACACAGCGGTTTCCAATAAACAGCTGGATATGCAGGCTTCGTTAAGCTTTATCCCAGACCTTACCATAGACCTTAGTGCCAACAGGATCTATTCTGAAACTTATGCTGAAAACTACCGGGTGTTACCGGGAGGTATGGAGTACATGTCGCTTAACCCTTATACCTTTGGGAATTTTACCATTTCTACTGTACTGGTTGGAACCGCTTTTGGTGCAAACAAAGCTGCTTTTTCAGAAACCTTTGAGCGGTTCAGGGGGAACAGGCTGGAAGTGGCCCGCAGGCTTGCAGTGGATAACGGTTTTGATCCCAATGACACAGATGCTGAAGGTTATCCAATAGGTTATGGTAAATCCAGCCAGCAGGTTCTTATTCCCGCTTTCCTGGCTGCCTATACAGGTGGTGATGCGGGAGCCGTCAAAACAGGAGCTTTTCGCAATATTCCCCTGCCAAACTGGGATATAAAATACACCGGTTTTATGCGGCTTGATTGGTTCAAACAAAACTTTAGAAGGTTTTCATTAAATCACGGTTACAGGGCTGGATATACGATTAACCAGTTCCAAAGCAATTTGGATTATGATCCTCAAAATCCGTATGAATTTAACCAGGCCAATAATTTCAAGAATAAGCTTTTATTCTCGAATGTTAACCTCACCGAGGTTTTTAGTCCGCTAATTAGGGTAGACCTTGAAACCAACGATGCTATAAGGGTGCTTGCCGAGATTAAGAAAGACAGGGCATTATCTCTTAGTTTTGATAACAATTTGCTTACAGAGGTAAAAGGAAATGAGTATATCCTCGGCCTGGGTTACAGGATAAAGGATATGAAGATAACCACCAATATTGCAGGTAGGCAAAGGGTGTTGAGCAGCGACCTCAATTTTAAGGCAGATTTGGCATACCGCAGGAATATCAATATCATTCGCTACCTGGACCTGGAATCGAGCCAGGTCATTGCCGGCCAGGATCTCTGGGCGATCAATTTTACCGCAGATTATGCTCTTTCAAAGAACCTCACAGCCTTATTCTACTACGATCATACCTTTAGCGAATATGCCATTTCCACGGCGTTTCCACAAACCACGATTCGATCTGGGGTGACCCTGCGATATAATTTCGGAAATTAATAAAAGAGGTTTGACCAAACCCAATAAAAAATTAACTTTGTCACACTTATAAAATCCAATCTTATGAATATTCCACAAGAATTAAAATACACCAAGGATCACGAATGGGTGAGAATTGAAGGTGATGTTGCTACAGTAGGCGTTACAGATTTTGCCCAGGGGGAACTTGGAGATATTGTATATGTAGAAGTAGAGACGGTGGGGGAAACCCTGGACCGGGAAGAGGTTTTTGGAACTGTAGAAGCAGTAAAGACAGTATCAGATCTTTTTCTTCCGCTTTCCGGAGAGATCCTGGAATTCAATGAAAGCCTTGAAGATGCACCTGAGAAAGTAAATTCAGATCCTTACGGTGAAGGTTGGATGGTAAAGATTAAGTTCACAGATGAGAGTGAAGTTTCAGATCTTTTAAGTGCAGAGGATTATAAAGAGGTTGTTGGCGGCTAGAATACTTTTTTTTCTTGCCGTTGTTTATACCATATTTATAACAACATTATCCCTGGTACAACTGGGGAAGATCTCTGTAGGAAGCTTTAACCCTACAGATAAGATGATGCATACCGGCGCGTATTTTGGCCTTGCTGTATTGTGGTTCTCCTACTACCTTTTTAAGAAGGAGGAAGCGATACAAAGACGTGGATTTCTCAAGATTTCTGTTCTTGCAGTGCTTTTTGGTATGTTAATTGAGGTTTTACAAGGGATCCTTACTGATTATCGGGAACCCGACTGGGCCGATATTCTGGCAAATAGCCTTGGTGTTTTTATCGCGTACTGCGTTTTTGTAATTTTTCAGAAATTTCTTAATCGTGTTAAACATCAGATTAGTTCATTTTTATGAAAAAAAATTTTACATTAGCAACCTTTATTAATCATTAACGAATTATGGAACCCAAGAAAAATCCAAAAGCCGATTTAACCAGACGAAGTGTCCTCTTTCTTCAGTTGGGTCTTATTCTAGTCCTGCTTATTACTTACGGGGCTATTGAGTGGAAGACCTATGACAGGGATGATATAGATACAGGACAGTTAGATCTGGGAGATCTTGACGATGAAGAAATCCCGATTACAGAGATACAAAACACCCCACCACCTCCACCACCACCGCCACCGGCACCCGAGATCATAGAGGTTGTTGAGGATGAGGAAGAAGTTGAGGAAGACATCATTGAGTCTACTGAAACTACCCAGGAGGAGATCGTAGAGGTAAGAGAGGTTGTTGAGGCTCCTGTAGAGGAAGAGATCGCCGATGTTCCTTTCGCTGTTATTGAAAACGTGCCAATCTTTCCAGGATGTGAGAATATGCAGAACAATGACCAGCGTAAGAAATGTATGAGTGAAAAGGTTCAGGAATTCGTACAAAGAAGATTTAACACAGACCTTGGTAGCCAACTTGGATTGAGTGGTATTAACAGGGTGATCGTTGTCTTCAAGATCGATAAGAATGGTAATATTACAGATGTGCGCTCCCGTGCACCACACCCAAGACTGGAGCAGGAAGCTGCAAGGGTTGTGAATATGTTGCCTAAAATGCAGCCTGGAAAACAACGTGGTAAACCGGTAGGTGTAAGTTACTCCCTGCCAATCGTATTCCAGGTTCAGGATTAAATAAGTCTTAAATGTAAATATATAGCTCCCGGATTGCTCTGCAGTCCGGGAGTTTTCTTTTATGCCCCTTGCAGGCAGGGATTCGAAAAAATTGGTATCTTTCGCCTGTACAACCCATAATTGTCCCGCTTCTTTTATGAAATATTTAGGTTGCCTGCTCCTTTTCTTCCTCCCGCTCGCCGGTATAGCCCAAACCAGTATCACAGACCTGGAAACCTACCCGGTCTTTAATGACTGTACTCAGGTAGAATTTGCCAGGGAAGGGGATTGCTTTAAGAATACGCTGAGAAAACATATACTCGAGACCTTTGAACTGCCAACCCGTGTTATAGAAGAGAATTACACTGGGGAGGCGTTTGTGCTCTTTGAAGTAGACCGGGAAGGAAAATTTCAGGTGCTTTATGTGGACGCTATTTATGCTGAACTCAAAGAAGAGTTGGTGAGGGTATTTCAAACCCTGCCCGTAGTAGAGCCACCTACGTATAACGGCAGGCCTACCTATGCGCAATTCAGGATGCCACTGCGAATCCCATTGAATTTCACCAATGTCCCGCCGGTACAGGAAATTGAGGAGCAGGTTACTGCAATTGAAGATCCTACGGCTGCGCCATTGGTGCAACCTCAGGATGAGTATGACCAGATCGTTTCCAGGCCCTTTCGTAACCGGGAGTCCCAAAGTAATTTAAACATTCCGCTTTCACACGAAAGGTACAGCAGGTTTGATGCCGCTATGAACCGTATAGGCACCAACAGTCATACTGCCTCCAAACCATTTTTGTATAAGGATGTTTCTTCCTATTACGATTTTAAACAGGAGCGGGAAGAACTGGAAAAAAGCACCTCCAGCTGGCTGGGAAGAAAGTTGTGGAATGAGCACCTGGTGACCTTCCAGGGCGAGAACTATTGGTTTACAGGAGATGTGATCCTCGACCTGCAGCTGGGTAGGGACTTCCAGAGTGATTATGATTTTACTTACAACAATACCAGGGGAGCAGTGTTCCAGGGAGGACTGGGCAAGGATCTTCATTTTTATACAGTAGTCTTTGAAAGTCAGGGCCGTTTTGCCGATTATTTCAATCGATATGCTGAAAGTATTGCGCCCTTTATGGGAAGTGGGGTAGCTATTATCCCGGGACGGGGTATTGCCAAGGAATTTATGGATGGGGGATATGATTACCCGGTGGCTGAGGGATATATTTCTTACAGCCCTTCAGAATTTTTTGATATCCAACTTGGACATGGGAATAATTTTATAGGAGACGGCTATCGCTCGCTGCTTATGAGTGATAATCCAAATCCACATCCATACCTCAAGCTTAACACCAGTTTCTGGAAATTAAAGTATACCAATACCTGGATGTCTTTGCGAGATGTAAGGGAGGAAGTTGCGGGAGAAGGGGCATACCGCACCAAGTATATGGCAAATCATTACTTGAGTTTGAACTTAACCAAACGATTGAATATAGGCCTCTTTGAATCTGTCGTATGGCAGGATGATAACGGGAGGGGATTTGATGTGAATTATTTGAATCCGGTAATATTTTACAGGGCGATAGAATTCTCCACCGGTGCGCGTGGTGGAAATGCGCTTATAGGTTTAACCGGTAAATACAAGTTGAGTGATCAATTCAATGCATATGGCCAGTGGATCATTGATGAGTTCTCCTCTTCAGATGTTTTTGGAGGGGAGGGGAGCTGGAAGAATAAACTTGGTTTTCAACTTGGATTAAAATATTTCAATGCTTTTAATATCCCAGATCTTTACCTGCAGGCAGAGTATAATCAGGTAAGGCCTTATACATATTCCCATAATTCAGTGGTTCTTAACTATGGCCATAATAACCAATCCATGGCTCATTTATGGGGTGCAAATTTCAGGGAATTTGTTGCTATTGCCAGATACCGAAAAGAAAGGATTTATGGAAGTGCAAAGCTGGTACTTGGAGAGCGAGGCTTTGATTTTAATAATGAAAAGGATAATTTTTATTACGGAGGCGATATCTATCGAAGTGAAAGAGAACGTGCTTTAGAGACAGGGGTTAGGATAGGGCAGGGAAATACCGCTACTTCATTTTTTACTGAAGTTGAGGCGGGATATATTATTAATCCGGTAACAAATTTGAAGCTCTTTGGAAGTGTGATCTACAGGAATTTTGATCCTTTGGAGAATACAGCCGCGACCTTTAACAATAATACCGTATGGCTGAATGTTGGGGTGCGCACAGATATCTTTAACTGGTATTTTGACTATTGATCCTCGCTGAAGTACTTGGGATGAAAAGAAAAAGAGTACCAGTGTCTTCCGGAAATAATCGTTACTAATTTGTTCAAGACTGATTTTCAGGGCTGGGATCCTGCCGGCAAAACTCTGAAAATTAACAGGATCACTCTCTTGCCAAAACTGATTTTAGGAGTATCTTTGCAACCAATTTAAAATGGTATTTTTGAGTAACACCCGCGTCCATACTCCTTCTGTATCAGTGCTCTCAGATTTTAAGGAAATAACCAAAATGCGACTGGCGATAAGCGTTGTCTTTTCATCTGTTGCGGGGTATTTTCTGGGTGCTGAGGTCATTGACTTTGTCACTGTCCTATTGCTTGCCATTGGTGGTTATTTAATGGTGGGCGCTTCCAACGCTTATAATCAAATCCTTGAAAAGGATCTGGACGCCTTAATGGACCGCACCAAAAATCGTCCTCTTCCGGCTGGGAGAATGACAGTTCCCACTGCCTTTGTGATCGCCAGCACCTTCACGATTCTTGGACTTATTGTACTTTATATTATAAATCCTAAGACCGCGATGTTTGGGGCTATAAGCATCTTTTTATATGTAAGTGTATATACCCCGTTAAAAACAAAGACTCCTTTAAGCGTTTTTGTGGGTGCCTTTCCCGGGGCTATTCCATTTATGTTGGGATGGGTTGCGGCAACAGATGAGTTTGGCATAGAACCGGGTACTTTGTTCATGATACAATTCTTCTGGCAATTTCCTCATTTTTGGGCTATAGGCTGGTGGTTGTTTGATGATTATAAAAAAGGGGGATTCTTTATGCTGCCAACGGGTAAAAGAGATAAAGGTACTGTAATACAAATAATCCTTTACACAATATGGACTATCCTGGTGTCACTTATCCCGGTCTTTGGGGTAACTGGTAAGTTATTCCTTACCCCCTTATCTGGGGTGCTTATTTTTATGTTGGGGATGGGGATGTTATATTATGCTTTGAGACTTAAGAGAAAAAGAACCTCCAAGGCAGCCAAAAAATTGATGTTTGCAAGTGTGTCTTATATCACGCTTCTTCAAATCATATATGTATTAGATAAATTTCTTAGAGAATGGATTTAACAGAAGGAACAAGAGTTGAAAAGCAGGCCAGGGCAAAGAAAATGATGCTTTGGTTTGGGATCATAAGCATGGTGATGATGTTCGCCGGGCTTACCAGTGCTTATGTGGTAAGTAAGAACCGCCCAGATTGGATCTCGGGCTTTGAATTGCCGGCTTCCCTTTACTGGAGCACTTTGGTGATCATTATAAGCAGTATAACTTTCATCCTGGCAAAGAAAAGTATTGCTAATGATGACAGGAAGAATGGTACCTTATACCTCCTGGCTACGCTGGCGCTTGGGATCGCCTTCGTTGTTTTGCAATTCCAGAGTTTTGCAGAGATCATACAGGCGGGTTACTATTTCACCGGGAGTGAAAGCACGGTTACCACCTCCTTTATTTATGTGGTGGTTTTAGCCCACCTTGCCCATCTCGCAGCCGGTTTGATCGTACTTTTAGTGGTAATTTATAACCATTTTAAACAACGCTACACTTCCGGTCAAATGCTTGGATTAGAGCTGGGTGCAACCTTCTGGCACTTTCTCGATATACTGTGGGTATACCTGTTTTTGTTTTTATATTTCTTTAGATAATAAATTTACGTATTTTTGACCCCTCACTTAAATTCAATATCTTCATATGGAAGCTACTGTTATTAGAACAGGCACCGAAGGCAAAACCTGGGGCGGTGGTAACGAGCCATTAAGAGCCAGTTACGGGAAAATGATGATGTGGTTCTTCATCCTTTCTGATGCACTTACCTTTTCAGGATTTCTTGCTGCTTATGGTTTTTCAAGATTCAAATTCATAGACTCTTGGCCAATAGCCGATGAGGTTTTTAATCACTTTCCTTTTCTTCATGGGGTAGATGCGCCAATGTACTATGTTGCATTGATGACCTTCATCCTTATTTTTTCATCGGTTACAATGGTTCTCGCAGTAGATGCCGGCCACCAGATGAAAAAGTCAAAAGTGGTTTTTTATATGTTCCTTACTATTATTGGAGGGGTGATCTTCCTTGGTTCTCAAGCCTGGGAATGGAAGAATTTTATAAATGGGGAATATGGTGCGGTCGCAACTGTAGGAGGGAATATACTGCAATTTGTGGATGAAGATGGAAAACGGGTGTCGCTCGATGCTTTTGCTGCTGCTGCTCCAAGAGACAGGGTGCAACATACCCGTTCCAATGGACTTTGGTTTACTGAAGAACCTGCGCTTCCTGCTCTAACAGTTGAAGATGTAAAAGCAGGATTCCTTGCAAATCCAAATATCCTTATACGTACTCAACAAATCAACGAGGAAGGTGAAAAAACCATCCTTACCAGGGCAGAGTCTGAAAGAAAACTTGATGCAGAAGCTGCAAGGGTTGTACGAGGTGCAAACCTTACAGAGAATGAATACGGGGTGCCGCTATTTGCAGATTTCTTCTTTTTCATTACAGGGTTTCACGGTTTCCACGTTCTAACCGGGGTGCTTATCAATATCATTATTTTCTTTAACGTCCTGCTGGGTACCTACGAGCGAAGGGGTAATTATGAAATGGTAGAAAAAGTTGGTTTATACTGGCACTTTGTAGACCTTGTTTGGGTATTTGTATTTACCTTCTTTTATTTGGTATAATTTAGAATTTATTAAAAATGGCACATAGTTCTACACAACATCACGATAATACCAAGAGGATTTGGTTTGTTTTTATAATTCTATCCATTGTTACTCTTGTAGAAGTAGTACTGGGGATTTTAAAACCGGCTTTACTTGTAGATTACACATTCCTTAGCATGAAATGGCTTAACTGGATATTCATTATCCTTACGATCTATAAGGCTTATTATATAGCTTGGGCCTTTATGCACCTTGAAGGTGAATCTAAGGGTTTGAGGCGGTCCATTGTATGGACATCTGTATTTCTTATAGCTTACTTAATGTTCATTCTTCTTATAGAGGGAGATTATGTTTACGAAGTTTATAAAAGTAACAAGGTAGCCTGGGACTTCTAGAACCTTATTAGTTAAAAATGCATGAAAAGACGGTTATTTAAAACCGTCTTTTTATTTTTGTACTCCCTTTTAAAGGTGACTTATGAAGAAGTTTTTTGTTCTTGCAGTATTGTTCCTATTACCCATATTGGCTTACCTGTTCTTTGCTTCGGGTGTAAATAATTTTGCCAAACTTCCTGTTCTCACCAATGATGTCGCCAACATTTCCCAATTTAAGGCAGCAGGGGATTCCGCAGTTACTTTTCAGGATAAAATAAGCATTGTAGCGTTTTTTGGAACAGAGCCAGATGATCTTAAGGGAAACACTTTTAATCTTGACAGTAAGATCCTTAATAAGTTCTATGAGTTTGCCGATTTCCAATTTGTAATAATACTTCCTGAGGAAGCCAGGAGCGAGGCTGAGAAGTTCGTGGAAGATTTCTCTG
Protein-coding sequences here:
- a CDS encoding gliding motility protein RemB — protein: MKYLGCLLLFFLPLAGIAQTSITDLETYPVFNDCTQVEFAREGDCFKNTLRKHILETFELPTRVIEENYTGEAFVLFEVDREGKFQVLYVDAIYAELKEELVRVFQTLPVVEPPTYNGRPTYAQFRMPLRIPLNFTNVPPVQEIEEQVTAIEDPTAAPLVQPQDEYDQIVSRPFRNRESQSNLNIPLSHERYSRFDAAMNRIGTNSHTASKPFLYKDVSSYYDFKQEREELEKSTSSWLGRKLWNEHLVTFQGENYWFTGDVILDLQLGRDFQSDYDFTYNNTRGAVFQGGLGKDLHFYTVVFESQGRFADYFNRYAESIAPFMGSGVAIIPGRGIAKEFMDGGYDYPVAEGYISYSPSEFFDIQLGHGNNFIGDGYRSLLMSDNPNPHPYLKLNTSFWKLKYTNTWMSLRDVREEVAGEGAYRTKYMANHYLSLNLTKRLNIGLFESVVWQDDNGRGFDVNYLNPVIFYRAIEFSTGARGGNALIGLTGKYKLSDQFNAYGQWIIDEFSSSDVFGGEGSWKNKLGFQLGLKYFNAFNIPDLYLQAEYNQVRPYTYSHNSVVLNYGHNNQSMAHLWGANFREFVAIARYRKERIYGSAKLVLGERGFDFNNEKDNFYYGGDIYRSERERALETGVRIGQGNTATSFFTEVEAGYIINPVTNLKLFGSVIYRNFDPLENTAATFNNNTVWLNVGVRTDIFNWYFDY
- a CDS encoding VanZ family protein → MAARILFFLAVVYTIFITTLSLVQLGKISVGSFNPTDKMMHTGAYFGLAVLWFSYYLFKKEEAIQRRGFLKISVLAVLFGMLIEVLQGILTDYREPDWADILANSLGVFIAYCVFVIFQKFLNRVKHQISSFL
- a CDS encoding cytochrome c oxidase subunit 3, translating into MEATVIRTGTEGKTWGGGNEPLRASYGKMMMWFFILSDALTFSGFLAAYGFSRFKFIDSWPIADEVFNHFPFLHGVDAPMYYVALMTFILIFSSVTMVLAVDAGHQMKKSKVVFYMFLTIIGGVIFLGSQAWEWKNFINGEYGAVATVGGNILQFVDEDGKRVSLDAFAAAAPRDRVQHTRSNGLWFTEEPALPALTVEDVKAGFLANPNILIRTQQINEEGEKTILTRAESERKLDAEAARVVRGANLTENEYGVPLFADFFFFITGFHGFHVLTGVLINIIIFFNVLLGTYERRGNYEMVEKVGLYWHFVDLVWVFVFTFFYLV
- the cyoE gene encoding heme o synthase, giving the protein MVFLSNTRVHTPSVSVLSDFKEITKMRLAISVVFSSVAGYFLGAEVIDFVTVLLLAIGGYLMVGASNAYNQILEKDLDALMDRTKNRPLPAGRMTVPTAFVIASTFTILGLIVLYIINPKTAMFGAISIFLYVSVYTPLKTKTPLSVFVGAFPGAIPFMLGWVAATDEFGIEPGTLFMIQFFWQFPHFWAIGWWLFDDYKKGGFFMLPTGKRDKGTVIQIILYTIWTILVSLIPVFGVTGKLFLTPLSGVLIFMLGMGMLYYALRLKRKRTSKAAKKLMFASVSYITLLQIIYVLDKFLREWI
- a CDS encoding cytochrome C oxidase subunit IV family protein, which codes for MAHSSTQHHDNTKRIWFVFIILSIVTLVEVVLGILKPALLVDYTFLSMKWLNWIFIILTIYKAYYIAWAFMHLEGESKGLRRSIVWTSVFLIAYLMFILLIEGDYVYEVYKSNKVAWDF
- a CDS encoding energy transducer TonB; the encoded protein is MEPKKNPKADLTRRSVLFLQLGLILVLLITYGAIEWKTYDRDDIDTGQLDLGDLDDEEIPITEIQNTPPPPPPPPPAPEIIEVVEDEEEVEEDIIESTETTQEEIVEVREVVEAPVEEEIADVPFAVIENVPIFPGCENMQNNDQRKKCMSEKVQEFVQRRFNTDLGSQLGLSGINRVIVVFKIDKNGNITDVRSRAPHPRLEQEAARVVNMLPKMQPGKQRGKPVGVSYSLPIVFQVQD
- a CDS encoding cytochrome c oxidase subunit 3, whose product is MDLTEGTRVEKQARAKKMMLWFGIISMVMMFAGLTSAYVVSKNRPDWISGFELPASLYWSTLVIIISSITFILAKKSIANDDRKNGTLYLLATLALGIAFVVLQFQSFAEIIQAGYYFTGSESTVTTSFIYVVVLAHLAHLAAGLIVLLVVIYNHFKQRYTSGQMLGLELGATFWHFLDILWVYLFLFLYFFR
- the gcvH gene encoding glycine cleavage system protein GcvH, with amino-acid sequence MNIPQELKYTKDHEWVRIEGDVATVGVTDFAQGELGDIVYVEVETVGETLDREEVFGTVEAVKTVSDLFLPLSGEILEFNESLEDAPEKVNSDPYGEGWMVKIKFTDESEVSDLLSAEDYKEVVGG